The genome window AGATGCAGTTACAACACCAAAATTGGTTAAGTTATGTCATGTTTGATCATGTCAAGCTGTTGAGCCTTGAATTTGAAAAAGGTGCCTAAAGGCTTGCAGATCACACTGAGATATGGAAATCTATTTAATCAATTACCTGATTTGGGGTAAGTTATAGTAAACACATCCCTGTCCTGAACTTTTAAATCATTGGCATATTTCAGACTCAGGTATAGCCCGCAGTAAGGTTCTGCCAGTTCGGCCCTGACCTAGAGGCATATGTTTAatacatcaatgcaaatgtcagagaggcaagtacccctccctctcttgtaGCCCTTTATTGCAATGGGGCCTTTGTCAAGGGCATAATCAAATGAAATCAactcaaattttattggtcacatggctTGCAGATGTTATttagagtgtagcgaaatgcttgtgcttctagttccgacagtcaccaatatctaacaagtaatctaacaattccacaactacatAATACACACAAACTAAgtaatggaataagaatatgtacatataaatatatggatgagcaatgaccaagcggcataggcaagatgcaatagatggtataaaatacagtatatacatattggaagagtaatgcaagatatgtaaacatcattattaaagtggcattaataaagtgactagtgatccatttgttagagtgtccaatgatttcaagtctgtatggaGGCAGTAGCCTCTGTGTTATTgacggctgtttaacagtctgatggccttgaaatataagctatttttcagtctcttggtcccagctttgatgcacctgtacggacctcgccttctggatggtagcggggagGAACAGgcagttgtccttgatgatctttttggactTGTGatatcaggtggtgtaggtgtcctggagggcaggtagtttgcccccggtgatgcgttgtgcagaccacaccaccctctggagagccctgcggttgtggacggtgcagttgccgtaccagggggCGATACAGCCCAACGGcatgctctcaattgtgcgtctgtaaatgtttgtgagagttttaggtgacaagccaaatatcttcagcctcctgaggtcccCCAGAGGAGGGCTTGAGATGGGATGGATGGCCCCCACAAGAAGCAGTAAACCCAATTCAAGAAAGGAAGGAGCGTTTGTAAAccttttcactgtctctgttccccACAGCTATAGGGTATGCAAACAATGAGATGTCTCACCTAATGTTGCAACCATTACAAATAGGTCTACCTTGCCATTGACAACAGGTTTCAATACAGATTTGTCAATAGGTTTCTACACAGACTATGCTGGTCAACAGGGTTCTATACAGACTAGACTGGTCATTGTAAGGCTAACTACAAGGGGAACAATCTATTATCTCCAGTGAATTAGAAGTGGCATTCCGGTGGTAGGTGTGGAGCACCGATCCTTCAGACTGGAAAGGCAATATGTGTGGGAATCTGGACACAACAAGAGTATTCATCATTCAAGGACAAGCCCACGACTGTACAGACACCAAGTCACCATGGAAACCAGCCAAATTGGGTCACACAGTACATAATGGGGTTTGTAGTAACAGTATGCGTGCACGTCAGGTgtgaaaatgtgattttcttctcCTTACAACACCACACATAAAGCTCTCATACGAGGAGCCTGAACTACACCTCAAAGTTGAGTACAAATTtgacctccatctcctctcttttGTAGATGTTTTAATTAGATTTTGTATAGTATATCTTGTGTAATAAGCACACTGTGCACAAATCAAAAGTAGCATATGAAGTCATTTATTGGCcattcacacacacctctcaccaatTTCCATAGAGTAGCATAACCCACTGTTACCATGTCATGTAATCTTACAACATAAATAAGCCATTATGCTGCTTCAGTAATGTGACAAGAAGTGTGCCAACATTTGTATTTCATCATGTCGAATGAGATTAAGTTAATCTCTTTCATACCTGCAGCAATGCAGCTGAGCACACACAGTGTAACAACAGTATTGTACCATCTGCTTACATGTTAAAGTAGTATAGTAATTGTACTGCAACGCTTAAGAGTCATCCACTTGTTATAAATACTCAATCTAGCATACTAATTCCAGCACAATAATAaatcatacatttaaaaaaaataagtatCATAACAAAACAAGTCTGAAATCATGAATGCTCATATTCCTGCCATCTTTCTGAGCGATACAAAATTAATCTATACAGGCGCAGTCTGGTTGaaaggccctgtgtgtgtgtgttaaagaccCTCTTTGTTTGGGCTCCCAGCCAGTCTCAGTTGCTGTGCACCAGTGTgacgaagaggaagagagaacagagggagatggaTCCAGTGAGCACCGCCTTCACCAGGAGGGCTGTCCAGCTCCCCAGCAGGAACACATGGACAAACAACCTGAGAGAAgttagaggacagaggagaaaatGAGTAGATGTCTATGAACAATTTTTATTATGGTTGTCTAGCTTTGTTTTATACCAATATGTCAGTTATTGGCTACCATGAAACTGATTGTTGCTAACATCATAATTACAATGAATTATGACATGAACTTGGAGGTATCATTGTTTTCAGTACCATTTAAATACTGTATTGTTTCTTTTGAAAAATAGGGGTTGGTTATCTAGACCATTACACAACTAGCTAGCAGTGTTTATAATGACCTCTAGTGGTAGAGAAAAACTTCAGTTCCCTCCCCAGAACAGATGAGCACTATGAGCTGAAAACCAGCTCTGTGATGATGACCATTTCTGCAGTTCCACGGTTCCCTTCCCTGGGTACGTTGAAGTATGTGATACTCACTCCATGAGGAAGGCCTTGTATACACACAGCCCTAGCAGTACAGTCACAGGCAGACGGAAGCTCTTCGGGAGGTCGTACCGCGTGAACATCCACACCACTGCTGCCATGGCGATATAGTGCACCTGAAATAGAACACGACACCGAATTTCCTTAAAAACTAGACTTCTTCCAAGCCTGCCACAGGAAATGTAATGTTGATGAGTATTCATTATCTAAGTATTTACTGGAAGTCAAAATAAATGTCTATTTGATTCAGCAGTATAAGTGTCAGTGCAAGGGGACTTACCAGGCTGATGTTGGAGTCGAAGCTCATCTGTATGTACTTCCagtcaaactcaatgcctctggCACCCACCCATAGAGGTATACACCTGGATGACAGGGCAAGAGGATGAAATACAAGAGACACCATTGCAATTAAACATACTGACAACTACACTAGTGAGCTTGGGTAGTAAATGACTAATCTACACTGAAATTAATGTGAATCTGGAATGCACCCAAAGAGATTTAAAGAGAAACAGTAGGggaacagagaaagatagagaaaaaGAACGTACCTTGACATAACGAGCTCTGCTGTGGCCCATCCCATCGCTGCCACCATGATCTTGTACTCTCCCTTCCCTGCGTTCCTGGACATGACCAGATGCAGGCCCAGAAGGTCTGCTAGGTCCACCGTGGCCTTCATAAACTCACCAACAAAGTCATACACGCCAGCTCCTCCCTCCCACGTAGGGAAAAATGTGGCCAGAAATAGCATCTGGAACAGAGACATTGTTAATGCAGTAACACAATTTTTTAAATTGTCACATAtaccggataggtgcagtgaaacaTGCTGTTTTACATGGTCAGCCATAGTTGTACCGCACCCTTGTAGCAAATTAGGGATAATTGCCTTACTCAagagcacattgacagatttttcaccttgtagGCTTGAGTAttcaaacctttcggttactaaccgctaggctacctgctgccctagtAGGATACATATTAACTAGTAATAACTAATAACTAGTAGGCTACATTAGTAATCAAGCAGTTTTTAGTCTGCATCCCAATGTGATCATCAGTTCCTTTGACAGAATGATGGTACTTTTATTGCTTTTCAGAAAACAGACAGTTCGGACAGTCAATGTTCACCTTGCATAGCTGCACAAATAGGTAGGTAGCTCCTGCTTGAACACATCTCCAGAATGCATTATATTCTGATCTACAATAGGGATCAAGAGAGAGACATTGTTTAAAACATTCTAGTATACAGACacatggttgcctagagtggcaGGAGGATTGACTGACTTCCTCTCAATCTGTTGACATTTCCATGTAGATTACATTTCACCCTCtacaatatttttttaatttaactaggcaaattagttcaaatcaaattattatttacaatgacggcctacactggattcgaaccagggactgtagtgatgcctcttgcactgagatacagtgcattagaccgctgtgccactcaggagcccagtaAGGGTGACTAGCTAGTGAACAgatcattaaaaaatatatgttcagTAGCTAAATGTATGGGGTAAACTAACAAATTAATCCAATGCATTTTATATAGTATGAGAGGTGCTGATACTAACAATCCACTGCATTTGTAGGTTATAAAGTAGGGAAAATAAGCCAAGGCAAAGCAATTCCCGAAATGAAATAGCGTCATATTGCCAGGGAGTCCAACACTGGCGAATCCTCCAACGAGTCTGTGAATGAATGAAGACATGATGGCTGTTAGCTAGCAACAATTATCGACACaatactagctagctaacgttagttacttAAGAAGCATTGGAGCAGATAATCAGTAACGTTAACGTTACTTGCTATAGCATCCTCTCTTCCTGCATGCTCAAAAGGTTGCTTCTGTGCAAGGTCTAACCTATTTATTCCGCCATTATAAATTTAAATCTGTTAGATAAGTTACATGCGTATAAATAACACACGTCTAAATGAAGATCGGCACGAATCATTTAGAAATACCTGTACTTACTCAGGTTGACCGAGGGATTATTAAGATGCTAATGCTAGTTTGCTAACTCGTTGGTAGAAGGACGGAAACTAGTTTTCcagtagttaccacagccacaaagtagaAATGGGCTATATCGTAGAAAAttaataaaaacaaaaatgtgcatttGGGtctttaatttaaggttagggttatgcataaggttagcagtgtggattTGCTAAAGTACCAAAACAGATTTTAAGAATATAATTGGTCGAAGTAGGCGGGGTTTataactttgtggctgtggtaactagtaacGACCCGGAAACTACCAAAATCCTACCATTAAATGATTCCGCTATTCCTTGATGTCCCCGACCTATCGTTCCGCTCGTTTGCTTGTGCATTAGGCCAGGAACTCTAATAGGGTCTTGTAAAGCAAATGGACGGAACGACAGAACGGAGTCATGGTTAACGTAATAATTTCAAGGCAGAACTTCGGCAGTTTCTGCCAAGATAGTTTCGTATGAAAATGCTTACAAACTCGGTCATTTCTGATGTTCATGCAGTTCATGCATTGTCGTTGACATGAAAAATACAACTAATGACAATGTATAGTTAAGGATATTTGCAGCACTATAGCTAGCCTGGATAGCCGCTAGTTGGCGCTATTATCCAATGACAAACTACGTTAGGAATAATAGCGTTATCTTGCGGGGGCAGGGCTACACTATATGTAGTCAAACGTCgagttaaaggcccagtgcagtcaaaaacgtgatttgtGAGTTTTAAAAATATTTCCAAACTATGAGCTTGGAATAGTACTCTGAAAACTGTAAAATtgtgataatgcccttttagtgtatgAGCCGTTTGAAAAGAAAGCCTGAAATTACctattttggtgggatggagttagTCTGCTCTtgctaaaaaaaaaaagtgtaattaaaatggtcaaaaataatcacagtaaggtacttaaaattgttacccagaaatgatttgattgaGCTATAAATGGCTACATTGGACCTTTAAAGCTTATTATGGTCATTCAGGCATCTACAATGTGCAGTAGTCTAGGCTAGTCTAATATAGAAATGTACAACCATGCTATAATGACATCCCAAAATAGATGTTGTGGCATTTCATGTGAACAGTGTTGAATGCAGAAAATATACCACCGGTCATTTGGTTTACCTTGTGCTACAATATTTGCCACTAGATGTCTGCGATTTCCATTAGGGCAGGATTAAATCACTTGCAATAGTGGACCAACAGAACTTTCAGAATGCATTTGCATGTTCTTGGTGAGTTGATACTTGAGGAACTCAGTCCCATGGCCTTACACCTGTTCAATTGTCAGAACCTGGCTGAGAAGTCATCCAGTGCAACATGCATAACCAGATTGATATTGAATTTGCCAATCATGTTTGACTCCTGGTCCTAGGTACCAACAAGGGTATGCAGACTTTTGTTCCAGCGTAGTATTAAAACTGGCCTGGCTAAAGCATCAGCTATTAAAACTGTAGTTTAGGGATTAACATTTGTATGTTCAAATAATGCAAATGTGCATCCAAAGTCAAATCCTGTCATTAATGTAACAAACATTACCATACGATTGTCACTTTATAATGCATCTTCATGTTCTGCATCCTGTTGATTATCCTGAATGCAGATGACGACTTATGTCATTGTGAGAGAACATGTTCTTATAATACTGAGCAAACATGAACAAGGCAAGACAGAGACATTTGTAAAGATTTATTACTTTTTTTAGTTACAGTAGCTTGTCTTTCTCACTTGACTCTTAAACTAGAATTATTTTAACACCAATATTACATGGTAACAGCCAGTATGGAAACATCATGGCAATGTTCTGGGAAGACAAAAGCATACTGTCAAGTTAAAACCGTCTCAGTGGGACTTTTTCATAAAGGAAAAAAGAAATACTCGTACACACAGCCTACTACAGAGACTAAGTTGTGATGTAGAGAGTGGAGGGCTGGGGGTACTAGGGGTGTGACACTGGAGGGTGTGAGCGCATGTAAAAGGGGGGGTGGGTCCCATTGCAGCTTTCTGGAGCCGGAAAGTTACTCCTTAGAATGCATGTACAGCAACAGGTCAGCGACGCGGTGGCTGTAGCCGAACTCATTGTCATACCTGGGGAAACAGATGGTGTCAGTTTAGTTGAGGGCTGAGAATAACCAAAAAGGGGTCCAGCATTAGCAGGGGAGGAACTATAGAATTAAGAATGATTGAATATTTACTCTAATTCTAAGGGAGGTACTTACCAGGAAATGAGTTTGACAAAGTTGTCGTTGAGGGAGATGCCAGCCCCAGCATCAAAGATGGAGGAGTGGGTGTCTCCAATGAAGTCAGAAGACACAACCTGGTGGGACAGGAAATAAGCAGTGAGAAACCCACCAACAGAACAGCTGCAGTATACAGATCTGTCATCTAGGAGCCCTGcttttaacatttaacatttaagtcatttagcagacgctcttatccagagcgacttcaaattggtgcattcaccttatgacatccagtggaacagtcactttacaatagtgcatctaaatcttaaagggggggggggggggatacttatcctatcctaggtattccttaaagaggtggggtttcaggtgtccccggaaggtggtgattgactaaTAACACATAATTGCCAGTAAAACTGAGCTCCATTGCCACCTCTGCTCATATTTCATGTTGACATACATATTTTGTAATTAActtctagggtagggggcagcatttggaattaaa of Oncorhynchus gorbuscha isolate QuinsamMale2020 ecotype Even-year linkage group LG15, OgorEven_v1.0, whole genome shotgun sequence contains these proteins:
- the LOC123996698 gene encoding transmembrane protein 147, whose translation is MTLFHFGNCFALAYFPYFITYKCSGLSEYNAFWRCVQAGATYLFVQLCKMLFLATFFPTWEGGAGVYDFVGEFMKATVDLADLLGLHLVMSRNAGKGEYKIMVAAMGWATAELVMSRCIPLWVGARGIEFDWKYIQMSFDSNISLVHYIAMAAVVWMFTRYDLPKSFRLPVTVLLGLCVYKAFLMELFVHVFLLGSWTALLVKAVLTGSISLCSLFLFVTLVHSN